The following are from one region of the Fusarium keratoplasticum isolate Fu6.1 chromosome 4, whole genome shotgun sequence genome:
- a CDS encoding Fungal-trans domain-containing protein: MLRKQANFTCIPSKPAPPRPRVKPTSQDLQERLTKCEALLQQYAVAGSSHRRSSQQEDGISKGSPNDHTLKVNEAVGNRTRRPVDGELWVTLNDEIHKMKKIIEEDHPEALLHEDDAPHSVSEYSSPSCPETPQLDPVTVFKLWQIFLDRVNPLIKIIHAPSVQVLIVSAAADITLIPLDQQALMYSIFGLAVLALRSDELAAIFGEDKTREGVLQDMLKSVSGVLVRFDALKRYNMVVLQALLHTSIVLMGQCNKHASWVMLGSLTEMRRRIWWQIVMYDIKLGIDCGLTYSCIPKSFDTKQPLNLNDADLFPDATGELTHRDGPTEMAFVMMIHRVAAYLLDEETRQAVEANILGQEIHPTSVERNRTLIDGLEADLLDMEKRFIIGKASNAHTAALGIRPHLIKRLHDMMRPMHESPDWGVDVFSPRDNLFKLILSSCENASDSYEQMDRWGFAWYIRLHFNLDLLASLSTFLYHRPLSSLADRGWTIFTSPYIRDTLLQEPKSKAAVISAQFALRAYTQRERTLADAGQCVETPNFIIELRQILNSPLATPPLPAILNQWAALGTMTTAAIQMEATHEMNMHMFMPFTGEGRGDGSYDFWPAVPWRTD, encoded by the exons ATGTTAAGAAAACAGGCCAATTTTACTTGCATACCCTCGAAACCAGCGCCCCCGAGACCAAGAGTCAAGCCCACTAGTCAAGACCTCCAGGAACGCCTCACAAAATGCGAAGCATTGCTGCAACAATACGCAGTTGCTGGTAGCAGTCACAGGCGTTCCTCACAACAAGAAGATGGTATCTCAAAGGGCAGCCCGAACGATCATACTCTCAAGGTGAACGAGGCTGTCGGTAATCGGACCAGGAGGCCTGTTGATGGCGAGCTGTGGGTTACTCTCAATGATGAG ATCcacaagatgaagaagatcatcgaggaggatcaCCCAGAGGCTCTCCTACACGAAGACGACGCGCCCCATAGCGTCTCGGAGTATTCCTCGCCCAGTTGCCCTGAAACCCCGCAGCTCGACCCTGTCACAGTTTTCAAGCTCTGGCAAATCTTCCTCGACCGCGTTAACCCACTCATCAAAATCATCCACGCACCATCCGTGCAGGTTTTGATTGTatctgccgccgccgacatTACTCTGATTCCATTGGACCAGCAGGCATTGATGTATAGTATCTTCGGGTTGGCGGTTCTCGCGCTGAGGAGTGATGAGCTGGCAGCTATCTTCGGCGAGGACAAAACACGAGAAGGTGTGTTGCAAGACATGTTGAAAAGCGTGAGCGGGGTGCTCGTGCGCTTTGACGCCTTGAAGCGGTACAATATGGTTGTCCTCCAAGCTCTGTTGCACACCTCG ATTGTTCTCATGGGCCAGTGCAACAAGCACGCGTCATGGGTTATGCTGGGCTCATTG ACTGAAATGCGTCGCCGCATCTGGTGGCAGATTGTCATGTATGACATCAAACTGGGAATCGACTGCGGTTTGACTTACAGCTGTATTCCCAAGAGCTTTGACACCAAGCAGCCTCTCAACCTTAATGATGCGGATTTGTTTCCTGATGCCACAGGTGAGCTGACGCATAGAGATGGCCCAACCGAGATGGCATTTGTCATGATGATACATCGTGTGGCCGCATATCTGCTCGATGAAGAGACCCGACAGGCCGTCGAGGCAAATATCCTCGGCCAAGAGATACATCCTACCAGTGTGGAACGCAATCGTACCCTCATAGACGGGCTGGAGGCTGACCTCCTGGATATGGAGAAACGGTTCATCATCGGAAAGGCAAGCAACGCTCACACGGCGGCCCTAGGAATTCGTCCACATCTCATCAAGCGCCTACACGACATGATGCGTCCCATGCACGAATCGCCTGACTGGGGTGTCGACGTCTTTTCCCCTAGAGATAACCTCTTCAAACTCATCCTATCCAGCTGCGAAAATGCGAGCGACTCCTACGAACAGATGGACCGATGGGGCTTTGCTTGGTATATCCGTCTGCACTTCAACTTAGACCTCCTAGCCTCGCTGTCCACATTTTTATACCATCGTCCCCTGAGTTCCTTGGCTGACCGCGGTTGGACTATCTTCACTTCCCCATACATAAGGGATACCCTACTGCAAGAACCTAAATCGAAAGCCGCAGTGATCTCAGCGCAATTCGCTCTGAGAGCCTACACCCAGCGAGAGCGCACCCTGGCTGACGCCGGACAGTGTGTTGAGACGCCCAACTTTATCATTGAGCTGAGGCAAATACTCAATTCACCCCTAGCCACGCCTCCTTTGCCAGCCATCTTGAATCAGTGGGCAGCTCTCGGGACGATGACGACTGCTGCCATACAAATGGAGGCAACGCATGAGATGAATATGCATATGTTTATGCCGTTTACCGGAGAGGGTAGAGGGGATGGAAGTTATGATTTCTGGCCTGCTGTGCCGTGGAGGACTGATTAA
- a CDS encoding PA14 domain-containing protein, protein MRLQTFVWGSAALLLSSTGLSTAGVPDCPNGFQVIELQPYEVICDGTTSASTRTRAYTIPFEPLGTNPPGQNGTPGPPNGPGKPQIPGQPATLANPNPPPVQPNPPGQPQVPGQPIVPGHPGSPNEPESPPGVVTITITGIPPPLKTEGIPPPRGGFRTITEYVFPPPVPGTTTSFVTGPTPGTTTVPPAPGCSDSDCIHTIVVTVPGPIPSLTTTITTTPRAPGTSTVVVTGPPPLDTPNTRFITTTVPGTTPGTITIPPASNCKTSCVETVVVTTVPTTPPNTAITLTEVCTATTFCEPITITPPVDCVRPCTTTVITYPPNTPSFTTTPPDIVTTIMGTCTSTGSCEPVITIPPANNCKHPCTTTVITYPPRTPSLTTTPPDVITTITEPCPSTGTCEPVVTVPPPSDCTRPCTTSVFVRPSSSVSLTTTPPPNIITTITEPCPSTGTCEPVVTVPPPSDCTRPCTTSVFVRRSTSSSEAPSSTTDGSSSTEEPSTTTVTSSTQDPTTSEESTTTEETTTSTTSEDSTTSQEPTTTQAFTTTTESTTSQGPTTSDETTTPAESTTSEESTTSAESTTTTVPTTTDAPTSTEESTTSDTPSTTTSETPPCTPGLEWAFYNFEQAPDGETNPGQIPYHPTEQTTTWSQQTFQIGTSLSGQSPGSRGTTTTVGIPSQDQTFTVYGTDTGTNAQYNIVQHTGYFHPNKVGTYTFNLPGDQLDDVVYTWIGDPARSGYNNGNAYYIADYYAPTSRSFTYDVQNAGDYIPFRLSWVNAQQGGGFGFSVEDPDGNVILSDSTPTTDGQFVNGCANSVDAPPFDF, encoded by the exons ATGCGTCTCCAAACCTTTGTCTGGGGCAGCGCAGCCCTGTTACTTTCGAGCACAGGTCTCTCTACAGCTGGCGTGCCTGATTGCCCCAACGGATTCCAGGTTATCGAACTTCAGCCTTATGAAGTCATTTGTGATGGAACCACCTCGGCTTCCACTCGCACTAG GGCTTATACTATTCCATTCGAGCCTCTGGGTACCAATCCTCCTGGCCAAAACGGCACTCCTGGACCGCCCAATGGTCCTGGGAAGCCTCAGATCCCAGGTCAACCCGCAACTTTAGCAAACCCCAACCCGCCACCTGTTCAGCCAAATCCCCCAGGGCAACCTCAGGTACCAGGTCAACCCATTGTTCCTGGCCATCCTGGAAGTCCCAATGAGCCGGAATCTCCCCCTGGTGttgtcaccatcaccattaCTGGCATACCTCCCCCGCTGAAGACTGAGGGTATCCCTCCGCCGAGAGGGGGTTTCCGGACCATCACTGAATACGTATTCCCTCCCCCAGTCCCTGGAACTACCACGTCCTTCGTGACAGGCCCAACTCCTGGAACAACGACCGTTCCGCCAGCTCCTGGCTGCTCAGACTCCGATTGTATTCATACCATCGTGGTAACTGTCCCGGGACCTATCCCCAGTCTTACTACCACAATTACAACGACCCCACGAGCGCCAGGCACGAGCACGGTCGTAGTCACAGGCCCTCCCCCTTTGGATACTCCAAATACAAGATTTATAACGACCACTGTCCCAGGAACTACTCCTGGAACCATCACTATCCCCCCAGCTTCGAATTGTAAGACCTCATGCGTGGAAACTGTGGTGGTCACGACTGTTCCCACAACGCCACCCAACACTGCCATCACATTGACTGAGGTCTGCACGGCTACAACCTTCTGCGAGCCCATTACCATTACGCCTCCGGTGGATTGTGTGCGTCCTTGTACAACGACGGTCATTACCTACCCTCCCAACACACCATCCTTCACTACGACGCCGCCTGATATTGTCACGACAATCATGGGGACTTGCACTAGCACAGGCTCTTGCGAGCCCGTCATTACTATTCCGCCTGCGAATAACTGCAAGCACCCATGCACAACGACAGTCATTACCTACCCTCCCAGGACACCATCCCTCACGACTACACCTCCGGATGTCATCACCACTATCACTGAGCCATGTCCTAGTACTGGAACCTGTGAGCCTGTGGTTACTGTGCCACCCCCCAGTGACTGCACTCGCCCCTGCACAACATCGGTGTTTGTCCGCCCTTCTAGCTCAGTGTCTCTCACAACTACGCCCCCTCCTAACATCATCACAACTATCACTGAGCCATGTCCCAGTACCGGAACCTGCGAGCCTGTGGTCACGGTACCACCCCCCAGTGATTGCACTCGCCCCTGTACAACATCGGTGTTTGTCCGTCGCTCAACCAGTTCATCAGAGGCTCCCTCTAGCACTACAGACGGATCTTCGTCGACGGAAGAGCCGTCTACGACAACAGTGACATCCTCAACACAAGACCCTACTACATCCGAAGAGTCCACAACCACCGAGGAGACCACCACGTCAACCACAAGCGAGGACTCTACTACCTCTCAAGAGCCTACAACTACTCAAGCGTTTACGACCACAACAGAGTCTACCACGTCCCAAGGGCCCACAACCTCTGATGAGACTACCACACCGGCAGAGTCAACCACGTCTGAGGAGTCAACCACATCTGCCGAATCCACAACCACCACAGTACCAACCACAACGGATGCACCCACAAGCACTGAGGAATCTACAACTTCCGATAccccatcaacaacaacatcggAAACCCCGCCCTGCACGCCAGGCCTCGAATGGGCGTTCTATAACTTTGAACAGGCCCCTGACGGGGAAACCAACCCTGGTCAGATCCCATATCATCCTACTGAGCAGACTACAACCTGGTCACAGCAAACATTCCAGATTGGCACTTCTCTTAGCGGGCAATCCCCAGGATCAAGGGGAACAACCACGACTGTTGGCATACCGAGCCAGGATCAGACCTTTACTGTCTACGGCACAGATACTGGCACAAATGCCCAGTACAACATCGTGCAGCACACTGGCTACTTCCACCCCAACAAGGTTGGCACATACACTTTCAATCTCCCAGGCGATCAGCTAGACGATGTCGTATACACTTGGATCGGAGATCCGGCAAGGTCGGGATACAATAACGGCAATGCCTACTACATCGCCGATTACTACGCACCTACTTCGAGGTCCTTCACCTACGATGTCCAGAATGCCGGAGACTACATCCCGTTCAGGTTGTCGTGGGTCAACGCTCAGCAGGGtggtggctttggctttTCCGTTGAGGATCCCGATGGCAATGTTATCCTGTCTGACAGTACTCCAACCACTGATGGACAATTCGTCAATGGATGTGCTAACTCTGTTGATGCCCCTCCTTTTGATTTTTGA
- a CDS encoding Carboxylic ester hydrolase, giving the protein MAVLYFVALCALFLLSCLGQPVQATEFQQQCSKLAKSLRIPNANLTQSEFVAANTTLSFPNVDPSCGRASQLVGADLCRVTLQVATSTRSGIKMEAWLPQNWTGRFLSTGNGGLGGCIQYEDMDYASSLGFATVGTNNGHDGQEGKDFLNNPDVIEDFAYRALHTGVVLGKDISKTFYGKPHTKSYYLGCSTGGRQGWKEIQSFPEDFDGVVAGAPAFSFNNLTSWSCHFLPLTGEAGAETFIPVDMWPTIHQDILDQCDDLDGAKDGVLESPDLCDYDPSGLLCQDGETSNCLTSTQVKTLRSIYAPLMAADGSLVHPRMQPGAELTGASTMYFTGKPFFSADWFRYVVFNDSDWDPLSLKPEDYDLASALNPFNIETWQGDLSAFQKRGGKVLHYHGLVDGVITSDNSPRYYEHVSRTMNLSSAELDDFYRYFRISGMAHCSGGPGATFIGNQAKSMASLDPRENVLMAMVNWVEQGEAPDAILGTAYVNGTKEAGVDYKRWHCRWPRRNVYKGEGDVKDENSWECKDS; this is encoded by the coding sequence ATGGCAGTCCTCTACTTTGTCGCTCTATGCGCTCTGTTTCTACTATCATGTCTTGGTCAGCCAGTCCAAGCCACCGAGTTTCAACAGCAATGTTCAAAATTGGCCAAATCTTTGAGAATTCCTAATGCAAACCTGACACAGTCAGAGTTTGTCGCAGCCAACACTACTCTGTCATTTCCTAATGTGGACCCAAGCTGCGGCCGCGCTTCCCAGCTTGTGGGGGCAGATCTTTGCCGCGTCACGCTACAGGTCGCCACATCGACAAGGTCTGGAATCAAGATGGAGGCCTGGCTACCGCAGAACTGGACCGGACGGTTTCTGAGCACTGGAAACGGCGGTCTCGGAGGCTGCATCCAGTACGAAGATATGGACTACGCATCATCCCTGGGTTTTGCCACAGTTGGGACCAACAACGGCCACGACGGCCAGGAGGGCAAAGACTTTCTCAACAACCCCGATGTTATCGAGGACTTTGCCTACAGGGCTCTTCATACGGGCGTGGTGCTGGGTAAAGATATTAGCAAGACCTTTTACGGCAAACCGCACACAAAGAGCTACTATCTTGGCTGCTCCACGGGCGGTCGCCAAGGATGGAAGGAGATCCAGTCATTCCCAGAAGACTTTGACGGCGTTGTCGCTGGTGCTCCTGCTTTTTCTTTCAACAACCTCACATCTTGGAGCTGCCATTTCCTCCCGTTGACGGGCGAGGCCGGTGCCGAAACTTTCATTCCTGTTGATATGTGGCCCACTATCCATCAGGACATCCTAGATCAGTGTGATGACCTGGATGGTGCAAAGGACGGCGTTCTTGAGTCCCCAGATTTGTGTGACTATGATCCTAGTGGTCTTCTTTGCCAGGATGGCGAAACAAGCAACTGCCTCACATCAACGCAAGTCAAAACGCTTCGCAGCATCTATGCTCCATTGATGGCCGCGGATGGAAGCCTGGTGCATCCTCGGATGCAGCCTGGTGCTGAGTTGACGGGGGCTTCAACTATGTACTTTACCGGCAAGCCCTTCTTTTCTGCTGACTGGTTTCGGTATGTCGTTTTCAACGACTCTGACTGGGAtcctctcagcctcaagcccgaggacTACGACCTGGCATCTGCCCTGAACCCATTCAACATCGAGACATGGCAGGGTGATCTGTCGGCTTTCCAGAAGAGGGGAGGCAAAGTCCTTCACTATCATGGCCTAGTTGATGGAGTCATTACGAGTGACAACTCGCCAAGATACTACGAGCACGTGTCACGAACAATGAACCTGAGCTCCGCAGAGCTCGATGACTTCTACCGCTACTTCCGCATCTCAGGCATGGCTCACTGTAGTGGAGGGCCCGGAGCTACTTTTATCGGCAATCAGGCTAAGAGCATGGCGAGTTTAGATCCCAGGGAGAATGTTCTCATGGCTATGGTCAATTGGGTCGAGCAAGGCGAAGCCCCAGACGCAATTCTTGGTACAGCCTATGTCAACGGTACCAAGGAAGCCGGTGTGGACTATAAGCGTTGGCATTGTCGGTGGCCTAGGCGCAATGTCTACAAGGGAGAGGGTGATGTAAAGGATGAAAACAGTTGGGAATGTAAAGATAGTTAG
- a CDS encoding Epimerase domain-containing protein, giving the protein MAPLDNPAVPKGSTVLVTGANGLLGSHIVDQFLEYGYKVRGTVRDTEKNAWLQALFDKKYGKGSFELFKVADLTAEGAFDEAVKGTSVVAHTATITSFAPDPSDVIPQAIAFAENALKSAYKENSVKRFVLTSSSSAAVLSIPGAPGVEVLEDTWNEFAVKAAWAEPPYTPERGGVVYAASKTEAEKAVWKYHKENRDKRPDLVVNTVLPNFNFGKSLDPVNQGHPSSSGLPVALWQGQVTPFHHIIVPQYYINIQDTGRLHVAAAVFDHIKERRIFGFAGRFNWDEILDILRKAAPNKEFPANFSSGSDANEIKPRAEAEQLLRDLGRPGWVSLEETVLANVSDVKDA; this is encoded by the exons ATGGCCCCTCTTGATAATCCTGCAGTCCCCAAGGGCTCTACTGTCCTCGTCACCGGAGCCAACGGCCTGTTGGGTTCCCACATTGTCGACCAGTTCCTCGAGTACGGCTACAAAGTTCGTGGTACGGTTCGAGACACCGAGAAGAACGCCTGGCTCCAAGCTCTCTTCGATAAGAAGTACGGCAAGGGGAGCTTCGAGCTTTTCAAAGTGGCCGATCTGACGGCCGAGGGAGCCTTCGATGAGGCCGTGAAAG GGACTTCTGTTGTCGCGCACACTGCGACCATCACGAGCTTCGCCCCAGACCCCAGCGACGTGATTCCCCAGGCTATCGCCTTTGCTGAGAATGCCCTCAAGTCTGCTTACAAGGAAAATTCCGTGAAGCGATTCGTTttgacgtcgtcgtcgtcggcagcTGTTCTCTCCATACCAGGCGCCCCCGGTGTTGAAGTGCTGGAGGACACTTGGAATGAGTTCGCCGTTAAGGCCGCGTGGGCTGAACCTCCCTACACTCCCGAGCGTGGCGGCGTTGTTTATGCCGCCAGCAAaaccgaggccgagaaggcgGTGTGGAAGTACCATAAGGAGAACCGAGACAAGCGCCCTGACCTAGTCGTCAACACAG TTCTCCCTAACTTCAACTTCGGAAAGTCTCTCGACCCAGTCAACCAGGGACATCCCAGCAGTTCTGGCCTCCCCGTTGCACTATGGCAGGGACAGGTGACCCCATTCCACCACATAATTGTACCGC AATACTATATCAATATCCAGGATACCGGTAGGCTGCATGTCGCAGCCGCGGTCTTCGACCACATTAAGGAACGGCGAATTTTTGGCTTTGCCGGCCGCTTTAACTGGGATGAAATCCTGGACATCCTCCGAAAGGCCGCGCCTAACAAAGAATTTCCCGCCAATTTCTCCTCTGGATCGGACGCCAATGAGATTAAACCCCGTGCCGAGGCCGAGCAGCTATTGCGAGATCTTGGGCGGCCAGGCTGGGTTAGCCTGGAAGAGACTGTGCTTGCCAACGTCTCAGACGTGAAGGACGCTTGA